AATTCTTGTATAAGGAATTAAAGCAATATTTCTAGCTCTTTTAATAGCTTTAGCTATTCTTCTTTGTAACTTAGCATTAGCTCCAGTTACTCTAGAAGGGTTGATTTTTCCTTTATCAGATACAAATCTTTTTAAAAGGTCTACATTTTTATAATCAATTTCTTCAGCTTTAACTCTTAATTTAGCTCTTCTTCTTCTGAATTCTGCCATTTTCATAACCTCCTCTTGATTTTAACTACATTCTAAAATAATTAGTCTTGCTTAACAATGATATATCTCATTACTTCTTCAGTAATGTTAAGCTTTCCTTCAACTGCTGATAATTGAGTTCCATCAATATCAAAAGTTGCTAGTACATAGAATCCAGTTTTTTTCTTATCAATAGGATAAGCTAATTTTCTTTCTCCCCATTTTTCACTTTTAGCTACTGTAGCTCCAGCTGCAGTTAAAATTCCTGTTACTTTTTCAACTACTGCATCTCTACCTTCTTCTAAAATTGTTGGGTTGATGATGTACATAATTTCATATTTTTTCATTTTTTAACCTCCTCCCTATGGTTTTAGCCCAAAACACATTGATTTTGAGCAGGGCACTAAATACTATACCATTTTTTTATAATTTTTTCAAGTATTTATTTATGATTTTTTAGAACTTCTTATCCAAGGCGGAAGATCAAGTTCAGATCTTTTCACATCTGCTTCTTCAGGAGTAACAACTGTTACAGGTTTCTTAGCATCTACATTGATAAATGGCTCACTTTTTTCCTGCTCATTTACAAAATTATTAGCTATTATAGTAACCTGTACTCTATCTCCAACTTCTGGGTCAATAACAAGTCCGAACATTACATCATCAGCAGTTTTTCCAGCTGCATCTCTAATCATATCAGAAATAGTCTGAGCTTCCATAAGAGTTATATCTGGTGCTCCAGTTATATTAATAAGTATTTTGCTTGCTCCAAGTATAGACTTTTCAAGTAATGGTGATAGTAAAGCTTTTTCTGTAGCTTTTACAGCTCTATTCTCCCCTTCTCCTTCTCCAAATCCAAGTACAGCTACACCTGAATTCATCATTGTAGCTTTAATATCAGCAAAGTCTAAATTGATAAGTCCATTACCAATCATTAAATCAGCTACTCCTCTGATACCTATTTTCAAAATATTATTTGCTTCTTTAAATGCATTTTGTAAAGTTATTGTTTTGTCTGGTAGTTCAAAAAGTTTGTCATTTGGTATTATTACTAAAGCATCTACAGCTTTTTTAAGATTTTCAACACCTATATCAGCATTATTTTTTCTTTTCTTTCCTTCAAATGAAAATGGTCTTGTTACAACTGCTACAGTTAATACTCCAAGTTCTTTTGCTACTTTAGCAATTACTGGGGCAGCTCCTGTTCCAGTTCCTCCTCCCATTCCTGCTGTTATAAATAACATATCCGTTTCTTCCAAAAGATTTTTAATTTTTTCTACATCTTCTTCTGCTGCCTGTCTTCCTATTTCAGGATCAGCTCCAGCTCCAAGACCTCTTGTTAATTTTTCTCCAAGTTGAATTCTTATATCAGCCAGAGATTTATTTAAATCTTGAGCATCTGTATTTGCAGCAATGTATTCTACTCCTCCTACTCCAGATTCAATCATATCATTGATTGCATTTCCTCCAGCTCCTCCAGCTCCTAATACCTTTATCTTAACTAAATCTTGATCTATCAACATAATACCCCCTTTTATCATTTCCTTCTGAATTTAAATAAAATTAGAAAACCAGTTTTTTATACTGCTGAGTGTTCCACTTTTCTTTTTGCTGCTATTTTTCTCATCTTCTAGTAATTTATCCAAGTCGTCCTCTTCAGCCTCTTCTGTTACAATTTTTGAAGGGTCTTCAGATTCATTCTGCTGTGAATAAAACCCTGACTGCATTTTGTTGTATTCCTCTTCCATTATTTCACTGAAGATTCCTATAACTGTAGCCATACTGGCATCTACATCCTCCAGACCTCGAAAAGCATGAGGAAGCACCTTTCTCACAACATATCCTGTTTTTTTATTTATTTTTTCAAGAAGACCATCAATAACAATGGCTCCTCCTGTTAATACCAAACCTTTTCCAAGGTATCCGTTAAATCCAGATTCCTCAATAGTTTGAGTAATAAAGCTGATTATGTCTTCTGTTCTTGCATCTATTATATTTTTTATATCTGCTACTGATACTTTTTTGGTATCCCCACAGAATATGTGATCTTCATGTATATCTTTATCTTTCAACTTTGATAATATTTCAAAAGCTTCCTGTTTAGATATCTGGAACAGATAACTTATATCATTTACATAATGCATTCCTCCAAGAGGAAGCGATTTTGAATAGATAAGTTTATCATTTTTAAATAAAATTATATCTGTTGAACCCTCACCAATATCGATTAGAGCAACTCCCATTCTTCTATCTTCATCATCAAGGGAAGCTTTAGCTGATGCATAAGCATTTAAAAGAACATGTTCTGCTTCCAGTCCTATTCTATTTACTACTTCTACAAGCTTTTCAGCTTCTGCTTCATCTATATATATAAGATGAACATCTCCCTGCATTTCCTTTCCAGTTACACCTATTGGATTCTTAATTATCCCTGAATTATTTACTCTGATATTATATATTTCTCTTTTTAATACCCTTTCTTTTCCTGTGAGAAGTTCATGTTCGGCCATTCTAATCAATGTATCCACTTCTTTTTCTCCAATTTCTTTTTCATCAAAAGAATACCTAACATTAGTAGTTCTCGATTTAATAGCTTCTCCACTTATTCCAATAGATATTTTTTCAATAGAAATACCAGTTTGTTCTCTCAATTGTCCTAAGGCATAAGCCAAGCAATGACTTAATTCCTCTGGATTTTCTACAACTGACTTTTTCATTCCACGACTTGGAACTTCTACATATCCTAATATTTTTAAATTTTCACCATCAGCAGATAATTCTCCAGTGACAGCTTTTATCTTCATATTTCCCATATCTACTGCTGTTTTTATTATACTATCTCTATTATCTGTCATCGCTTTTATCCCCCAAACTTTTTACTATAAAGTCATTGAATCTCAAATCTATATATTCTACTTTTTTGCTTTTGATTAATTCCGAATATAAAGTCTCTACAATTTTATATTTTTCTCTTTTATCTCTTTATTGGTTTTTATTATTGTACCATCTACAAGGATTATTTCAATGCAATTTTTATTTTTTATGTAAATTTGAGATACTAACTCTTTCAATAAATAATCGTCCATTAAAACTAAAACATTCAGCAGACTCTTTATCTCATCTTTCTCTTTTACTGAAATAAGAGGAATATCCTTTTTTTCTTTTTCATTAAAAGTTCCAAAAACTTCTCCTTCTGAATCTACAAGATATATTTTATCTTTAATCTGGGCATAGTAAAATAGCTCTTTTTCTTCTATATTTATAGTGAGTTCTCCCAATGCATTATTTTCTACACTGGCATTTTTTACTCTGACATCTTTTTTTAGTGTATCTTCTATACTCTTAAAATCTAAGTCCCATATGTTCTTATTATATGTTGTTTTCCCTAGTTCTGTCAATTCCCTTAATAATAAATTTGGCTCACCTTTTATATTAACCCTCTTTATTTTAAAAAAATCTAGCTTCAAGAATTTTGAAGGAATAGAGAAAATTAAAAAACTTATTCCTAATATTGTGAAAAGTCTTATTACAAATTTCAAAAAAATCTCCTCACTTTTAAATTTGACCTACTTTTTAAATGTTTCCACCATTATCCTTACAACATCATCATAAGTATACCCTTTTAAAGTTGCCAAATCTGGAATAAGACTTGTTTTTGTCATTCCAGGAAGTGTATTTACTTCAAGGAAATATACTTTATCATCTTTAAGAATGAAATCACTTCTTGATATTCCTGCAAGTCCAAGCACATTATGTACCTTTACAGCATTTTCAAGAGCTTCATCATATGCTTTTTTATCTATTTTAGCAGGATACTCATGTATTGAGCCTCCTTCAGCATACTTTGATTCATAGTCATAAAATTCATTTTTAGGAATTATTCTAAGTACTCCTATTCCTTCTCCGTTGATAACTCCAACTGTAAGTTCTTCTCCAGTTATCATCTCTTCTATGACAATTTTTTTCCCTTTGAGTTCTGCTACTGCCTTTTCAGCCTCTTCTCTGTTATAGCAGAAAAATATCTCTACACTTGACCCTTCCAAAGCTGGTTTAATTACAACAGGATAAGAATCTATATCTGCTACCTTATCATAATTTTTTGCAATTCGTACTCCTACACTTTCAGCAAGTTTTTTAGTAATAATTTTATCCATAGCTATTCCACTTGCCTCTGCTCCTGAGCCAGTATATGGTTTTCCAAGCATATCAAGAAGCCCCTGTACTCTTCCATCTTCTCCAAATCCACCATGAAATGCAAGATATGCAAAATCATATTCATTTTCAATAAAAGCTGAAACAAGATTTTCTTTTGTAACATCAATTCCATATGCATCATAGCCTTGTTTTAAAAGACTTTCTAAAATTGCTTTTCCACTATTTAAAGAAACTTCTCTTTCAGAAGAAATTCCTCCCATAAATACAGCTATCTTCAAAACTACTCCTCCTACTTATCCGAATTCTTAATAATTATTATTTCTTCTTCAAGGTTTATTCCATATTTTTCACTTATAGTATTTTTTACCAATTTCAGTATTTCAGAAATATCTTCAAATGTTGCAGTACCCCTGTTAACTATAAAATTCGGATGTTTTTCTGATATTTGAGCTCCACCTATGACAGTTCCTTTTAAACCAGCTTCTGATATAAGCCTTGCTGAAAAATCTCCAGCTGGATTTTTAAAAGTACTTCCAAGATTAGGAAGATCCAAAGGCTGCTTGCTTTCTCTCAAAGCTTGTATCTCTATTACCTTTTGCAAATCAAATCCGTCTTTAAACTTAAATACAGCACTTATTATTATCCATTTTTTACTTTGTATTTCTGTTCTTCTATATGAAAAATCTAAATCCTCTTTCTTTATTCTTCTTATTACATGATTTTCATCAAATATTTCTATTTCACTTATACAGTCAAATATTTCACTCCCATAGGCTCCACCATTCATGTAGACAAGTCCTCCTACACTTCCTGGTATTCCTGCAAGATTTTCAAGTCCACTATAATTATTTTTATTCATATAAGCAATAAGTTTATTGAAATCCAGTCCAGCTTCTACCTCTACCAGACCTCTTTCTAATTCTCTTATGTTATCCATTTTTTTTAGGGAAACAAAAGTAATATTTAAATTTCCCTCATCTATCAGGGTATTAGTCCCATTTCCAATAAGAAAAATATTGCTGTTATTTTCAAATATCTCTTTAAGTTCATTTTTATCTTCTACAGTTATAAATCTTTTAGCTATTCCTCCAACTTTCATATTAGAATGTAGTTTCATTTCATGATTTTCAAGTATCTTCATTATCTGTTTTTCCCTTCCAATTTATCAGCTATCCTGTGAGCTACTTTTGAAATATCTCCTGCTCCCATAAACATAAATACTTCATGTCCCTGACAGTTTAGTACTCTCTCATCTATTTTTTCACTATTTTTTTCAATTATCACTTTTTTATTTTTTAATACATTTCCAAGATCTTCTACAGTTACTCCAAATTCATCTTTCTCTCCAGCACTGTATATAGGTAGAATCAATACTTCTTCTGCCCCCTCAAAAGCATCAGTAAAGTTCTGAAGAAGAAATTTTACCCTGCTGTAACGATGAGGCTGGAATATTATAGTAAGCTTCTCATGTTCTATAGATTTTGCCCCTTGAAGAGTGGCTCTAATCTCAGTTGGGTGATGTGCATAGTCATCTATAATTTTTATCCCTTTATCCTCATTACAGTAAAGAACATCATATCTTCTTTTTGATCCTTTAAAATTTTCTAGAGCTTTTTTCAAAAACTCCTCATCTACTCCAAATTTTTTAGCATAGTAGATAACAGGCAGAGAATTTAGAATGTTATGATGTCCAGGAATAGATATAGTATATCTTCCTACATCTTTTCCTTTTATTGCCACATTATAGCTTGTTTTTCCATTTTCTACATTAATGTCATAAGCAAATATATCTGCTTCTTTATCATTTATACTGTAAGTTACTATCTTTTCTTTTTCTTTTTTTTCAACTAATTTTTTTAGATTTTCACAATCTATACATACTACTACTTCATTTTTAGTCTGATCAATAAATTGAGAAAATGACTTATTTATATTTTCAAGACATCCATGAGTATCCAGATGATCTTCCTCTATATTAGTTATCACAGCATATGATGGTTTCATATATAAAAATGAATTATCACTTTCATCTGCTTCTGCTACAAAATATTCTGATTTTCCAGGCTTTGCATTTGAGCCAATCTCTGGAAGTATTCCTCCTACTACAATTGTAGGAT
Above is a window of Fusobacterium varium DNA encoding:
- the rpsR gene encoding 30S ribosomal protein S18, whose amino-acid sequence is MAEFRRRRAKLRVKAEEIDYKNVDLLKRFVSDKGKINPSRVTGANAKLQRRIAKAIKRARNIALIPYTRIEK
- the rpsF gene encoding 30S ribosomal protein S6, producing the protein MKKYEIMYIINPTILEEGRDAVVEKVTGILTAAGATVAKSEKWGERKLAYPIDKKKTGFYVLATFDIDGTQLSAVEGKLNITEEVMRYIIVKQD
- the ftsZ gene encoding Cell division protein FtsZ, encoding MLIDQDLVKIKVLGAGGAGGNAINDMIESGVGGVEYIAANTDAQDLNKSLADIRIQLGEKLTRGLGAGADPEIGRQAAEEDVEKIKNLLEETDMLFITAGMGGGTGTGAAPVIAKVAKELGVLTVAVVTRPFSFEGKKRKNNADIGVENLKKAVDALVIIPNDKLFELPDKTITLQNAFKEANNILKIGIRGVADLMIGNGLINLDFADIKATMMNSGVAVLGFGEGEGENRAVKATEKALLSPLLEKSILGASKILINITGAPDITLMEAQTISDMIRDAAGKTADDVMFGLVIDPEVGDRVQVTIIANNFVNEQEKSEPFINVDAKKPVTVVTPEEADVKRSELDLPPWIRSSKKS
- the ftsA gene encoding Cell division protein FtsA, which encodes MTDNRDSIIKTAVDMGNMKIKAVTGELSADGENLKILGYVEVPSRGMKKSVVENPEELSHCLAYALGQLREQTGISIEKISIGISGEAIKSRTTNVRYSFDEKEIGEKEVDTLIRMAEHELLTGKERVLKREIYNIRVNNSGIIKNPIGVTGKEMQGDVHLIYIDEAEAEKLVEVVNRIGLEAEHVLLNAYASAKASLDDEDRRMGVALIDIGEGSTDIILFKNDKLIYSKSLPLGGMHYVNDISYLFQISKQEAFEILSKLKDKDIHEDHIFCGDTKKVSVADIKNIIDARTEDIISFITQTIEESGFNGYLGKGLVLTGGAIVIDGLLEKINKKTGYVVRKVLPHAFRGLEDVDASMATVIGIFSEIMEEEYNKMQSGFYSQQNESEDPSKIVTEEAEEDDLDKLLEDEKNSSKKKSGTLSSIKNWFSNFI
- a CDS encoding POTRA domain, FtsQ-type yields the protein MKFVIRLFTILGISFLIFSIPSKFLKLDFFKIKRVNIKGEPNLLLRELTELGKTTYNKNIWDLDFKSIEDTLKKDVRVKNASVENNALGELTINIEEKELFYYAQIKDKIYLVDSEGEVFGTFNEKEKKDIPLISVKEKDEIKSLLNVLVLMDDYLLKELVSQIYIKNKNCIEIILVDGTIIKTNKEIKEKNIKL
- the ddl gene encoding D-alanine--D-alanine ligase, which gives rise to MKIAVFMGGISSEREVSLNSGKAILESLLKQGYDAYGIDVTKENLVSAFIENEYDFAYLAFHGGFGEDGRVQGLLDMLGKPYTGSGAEASGIAMDKIITKKLAESVGVRIAKNYDKVADIDSYPVVIKPALEGSSVEIFFCYNREEAEKAVAELKGKKIVIEEMITGEELTVGVINGEGIGVLRIIPKNEFYDYESKYAEGGSIHEYPAKIDKKAYDEALENAVKVHNVLGLAGISRSDFILKDDKVYFLEVNTLPGMTKTSLIPDLATLKGYTYDDVVRIMVETFKK
- the murB gene encoding UDP-N-acetylenolpyruvoylglucosamine reductase, with protein sequence MKILENHEMKLHSNMKVGGIAKRFITVEDKNELKEIFENNSNIFLIGNGTNTLIDEGNLNITFVSLKKMDNIRELERGLVEVEAGLDFNKLIAYMNKNNYSGLENLAGIPGSVGGLVYMNGGAYGSEIFDCISEIEIFDENHVIRRIKKEDLDFSYRRTEIQSKKWIIISAVFKFKDGFDLQKVIEIQALRESKQPLDLPNLGSTFKNPAGDFSARLISEAGLKGTVIGGAQISEKHPNFIVNRGTATFEDISEILKLVKNTISEKYGINLEEEIIIIKNSDK
- the murC gene encoding UDP-N-acetylmuramate--L-alanine ligase: MKKIYFIGINGIGMSGLAKIMKTKGYDVNGADLNRGYVTEELENMGITVYNTHEGEHVKGCDMVIASSAIKYDNPEYKYAVENGIKIVKRGELLAMLLNDETGIAVAGTHGKTTTSSMMSSVMLNLDPTIVVGGILPEIGSNAKPGKSEYFVAEADESDNSFLYMKPSYAVITNIEEDHLDTHGCLENINKSFSQFIDQTKNEVVVCIDCENLKKLVEKKEKEKIVTYSINDKEADIFAYDINVENGKTSYNVAIKGKDVGRYTISIPGHHNILNSLPVIYYAKKFGVDEEFLKKALENFKGSKRRYDVLYCNEDKGIKIIDDYAHHPTEIRATLQGAKSIEHEKLTIIFQPHRYSRVKFLLQNFTDAFEGAEEVLILPIYSAGEKDEFGVTVEDLGNVLKNKKVIIEKNSEKIDERVLNCQGHEVFMFMGAGDISKVAHRIADKLEGKNR